The following proteins are co-located in the Chryseobacterium daecheongense genome:
- a CDS encoding S9 family peptidase, whose protein sequence is MKKLYLGLLIMSASTLQSQKFPDLKAPVAEKQDHIRTIHGDKVNDPYYWMIDYFKKGKDSTKVVDYLKAENSYWEGMMKDTEPFREKLFQEMKSRIKEKDESVPSFKNGYYYYTRTETGKQYFKYCRKKGSLEAPEEILLDVDQLAEGHPYYSAAGFNISPDNTKLVYGVDDVSRRQYKLFLKDLSTGKTTDLGIKNTEGEAIWANDNKTIYYTENNPVTLLSEKIKRHTLGTDPGKDVVVYEEKDKSNYIGVGKSKNDKFIMIYSAATTSSETRYLNADDPNGTFKVFQPRMKDVLYDVTPLEDKFLITTNKDALNFKVVETPLTKTGVENWKDFIPHRKDVLMQGITEFKNYLVFSERQNGLSQLVIYDRKTGKKEFVKFDEPTYTVSPAGNPEYNTDNFRFGYTSMITPLSQFEQDLKTGKRTLLKQQEVLGGYNKDNYVTERLFATAKDGTKIPLSVVYKKGLTKDGKNPLLLYAYGSYGNSSNASFSITRLSLLDRGFVFVMAHIRGGQEMGRQWYEDGKMMKKKNTFTDFIDAGEYLVKEKFTSPKHMYAQGGSAGGLLMGAIANMSPNLWNGVIAHVPFVDVVNTMLDESIPLTTNEYDEWGNPNNKEAYFYMKSYSPYENVEKKNYPNLLVTTGLHDSQVQYFEPAKWVAKLRDMKTDKNVLFLKTDMAYGHGGASGRFDYLKDTALVYAFMFKLEGINQ, encoded by the coding sequence ATGAAAAAATTATATCTAGGACTATTAATCATGAGTGCTTCTACCCTTCAATCTCAAAAATTCCCTGATCTTAAGGCTCCTGTTGCAGAGAAACAGGACCACATCAGAACGATACACGGTGATAAGGTAAATGATCCGTATTACTGGATGATCGATTACTTCAAAAAAGGAAAAGACTCCACAAAAGTTGTTGATTACCTGAAGGCGGAAAATTCCTATTGGGAAGGAATGATGAAGGATACGGAACCTTTCAGGGAAAAACTTTTCCAGGAAATGAAATCCAGGATCAAAGAAAAAGATGAATCGGTTCCCTCGTTCAAAAACGGATATTACTATTATACACGGACTGAAACGGGAAAACAGTATTTTAAATATTGCAGAAAGAAAGGTAGTCTTGAGGCACCTGAAGAAATACTCCTGGATGTGGACCAGCTTGCTGAAGGACACCCTTATTATTCAGCGGCAGGATTCAACATAAGCCCGGATAATACAAAACTGGTGTATGGTGTGGATGATGTTTCGAGACGGCAGTATAAATTGTTTTTAAAGGACCTTTCTACAGGAAAAACAACCGATCTGGGCATTAAAAATACCGAAGGTGAAGCAATATGGGCTAATGATAATAAAACCATTTATTATACTGAGAATAATCCCGTAACACTTTTGTCTGAAAAAATCAAAAGGCATACACTCGGAACAGATCCTGGTAAAGATGTGGTGGTTTATGAAGAAAAGGATAAGTCCAATTACATCGGGGTAGGAAAATCTAAAAATGATAAATTCATTATGATTTATTCTGCTGCCACTACTTCTTCTGAGACAAGATACCTGAATGCAGATGATCCTAATGGTACATTTAAAGTATTTCAGCCACGTATGAAGGATGTTTTATACGATGTAACACCATTAGAGGATAAATTCCTGATCACCACGAACAAAGATGCCCTTAATTTTAAAGTCGTAGAAACTCCCTTAACCAAAACAGGAGTTGAAAACTGGAAAGATTTCATTCCCCACAGAAAAGATGTTTTAATGCAGGGCATTACGGAATTTAAAAATTACCTGGTTTTTAGCGAAAGGCAAAATGGGCTTTCCCAGTTGGTCATTTATGACAGGAAAACCGGGAAAAAAGAGTTTGTAAAATTCGATGAACCTACTTATACCGTTTCTCCGGCAGGAAACCCGGAATACAATACGGACAATTTCCGTTTCGGATACACGTCTATGATTACGCCGCTTTCCCAGTTTGAACAAGATCTGAAAACAGGGAAAAGAACTCTTTTAAAGCAGCAGGAGGTCTTAGGAGGCTACAATAAGGATAATTATGTAACAGAAAGACTTTTCGCTACCGCTAAAGACGGCACAAAAATACCTCTTTCTGTTGTGTACAAAAAAGGATTAACAAAGGACGGAAAAAATCCGCTGTTGCTTTATGCCTATGGTTCTTACGGAAATTCATCCAATGCCTCTTTCAGCATTACCCGATTAAGCCTTTTAGACAGAGGATTTGTCTTTGTGATGGCTCACATCCGTGGAGGTCAGGAGATGGGACGGCAGTGGTATGAAGATGGTAAAATGATGAAAAAGAAGAACACATTTACGGATTTCATCGATGCTGGAGAATATCTTGTAAAGGAAAAATTCACTTCTCCAAAGCATATGTATGCTCAGGGCGGAAGCGCCGGAGGCTTATTAATGGGAGCGATTGCCAATATGAGCCCGAATCTTTGGAATGGAGTTATTGCTCACGTTCCGTTTGTAGATGTGGTGAATACCATGCTTGATGAAAGCATCCCATTAACCACCAATGAATATGATGAATGGGGAAATCCCAATAATAAAGAGGCATATTTCTATATGAAATCCTATTCGCCTTATGAAAATGTAGAAAAGAAAAATTATCCCAATCTTTTGGTAACAACAGGATTGCATGACTCACAGGTACAGTATTTCGAGCCTGCAAAATGGGTGGCAAAATTACGGGATATGAAAACAGATAAAAATGTATTGTTTTTAAAAACTGATATGGCTTATGGTCACGGAGGTGCTTCTGGAAGATTCGACTACCTGAAGGATACTGCTTTGGTGTACGCCTTTATGTTTAAATTAGAAGGAATTAATCAATAA
- a CDS encoding TerB family tellurite resistance protein, which yields MQKSNKPIAGYHLLMILSSVDGEFAPEEGMLVQQYLADEFPFKMNLDNELETIALLQPEEWKDHFEFHARCFYDDSTEEERVKFAEFAKTLIKADNKVTDEEHTFYKLLKNMWHLN from the coding sequence ATGCAAAAGTCAAATAAGCCAATCGCCGGTTACCATTTATTAATGATTCTTTCTTCCGTAGACGGAGAATTTGCCCCTGAAGAAGGAATGCTTGTACAGCAATATTTAGCTGATGAATTTCCGTTCAAAATGAATTTGGATAATGAACTGGAAACCATCGCCCTGCTTCAGCCTGAAGAATGGAAAGATCATTTTGAATTTCATGCCCGTTGTTTTTATGATGACTCTACGGAAGAAGAGCGCGTAAAATTTGCAGAATTTGCCAAAACACTTATAAAAGCTGATAACAAAGTAACGGATGAAGAACATACCTTCTATAAGCTTTTAAAGAATATGTGGCATCTGAACTAG